The Pseudomonas sp. KU26590 genomic sequence CACTGGTGGAAGACCCGCGACTTCACCAAGGGCGGCGGTTTCGAACCGCCGCTGGGCAGCGGGCCGTACCGTGTCTCGCGGGTCGACGCCGGGCGCAGCGTCAGCTTCGAACGGGTCAAGGACTGGTGGGGCAAAGACCTGCCGGTCAGCCGTGGGCTCTACAACTTCGACGCGCTGACGGTGAATTTCTATGGCGATGTCGACGTGGCCCGTCAGTTGGTCCAGGCCGGCAACTTCGACTACAACCGCGAGTTCTCCTCGGCGGGCTATGTCGTCGGCTACACCGCACCGAGCCTGCAGGACGGCCGTCTGCAAAAGACCATTCTGGCCAAACGCCGCCCGGTGGCCGGTCAGGGTTTTGTGTTCAATCTCGACAAGCCGGTCTTCCAGGACCGCCGTGTGCGCGAGGCCCTGGCCATGCTCTGGGATTTCGAGTGGGTCAACGGCCAGATCATGCGCAACTTCTATGTGCGCGAACAAACCTACTTCCCGAAGAGCGAAATGGCCGCCACCAAGCTGACCGACGCCCAGGAGCTGAGCATTCTCGAGCCCCTGCGCGGGCAGGTGCCGGACGAAGTCTTCGATCAGGTCTGGCGCGCACCGAAGACCGACGGCAGCGGCTACATCCGCGACAAACAGCTCAAGGCTCTCAAGCTGCTGGCCGACGCTGGCTGGCACGCGAAGAACAACCGGCTGGTGAACGCCGCCGGTCAGCCGCTGGAATTTTCCTTCCTCGACGGCCAGGGCGGCTTCGAGCGGTTGGTGCTGCCGTACAAGCGTGTGCTGGCGCAGATCGGCATCACCCTGAATTTCCGCCGGGTGGATTCGGCGCAGTACATGAACCGCCTCAACGCCCGGGACTACGACATGATCGTGGTGACCTTGCCGAGCAATGGCAATCCGATCCTCTCCCCCGGCCGTGAGCTGTACAACCTGTTCGGCTCGCAAAGCGCCCGCCAGGTCGGCAGTTCCAACGCCATGGTGCTGCGCAACCCGGCGGTCGATCGCCTCATCGACGGCCTGGTCGCAGCTAACAACCGCAACGACATGCTGCACTACGCCCGCGCCCTGGATCGGGTGCTGCTCTGGGGTTTCTACATGATTCCGAACTATTACTCCCAAGGCACACCGGTGGTCTATGCCAACCGCTTTGGCAAACCGGCCATCGAGCCGATCTACGACGTCGGCCTGGAAAGCTGGTGGGAAGTCAGCCGCGTGCCACTGACCGATGCGCAGATGGCTGCGGGTTCGGCGCCACAACGCAGTGTGTCGAACGACCGTCCTGCGCCAACGCCAATGCCAGAAACGGAGGGCCAGTGACATGCTCGCCTACACCCTGCGTCGCCTGCTGCTGATCATTCCCACGCTGCTGTGCATTCTGGTGGTCAATTTCCTCATCGTGCAGGCCGCGCCGGGCGGTCCCGTCGAGCAAGCCATCGCCCGGGTTCAGGGCATGGGCCCAACAGGCGGAATTGGTGGCGGCGGTGGCGAGGTCGCGGCCACCGGCGGCATCAGCCGGGGCGCCCAGGGTCTGGACCCTGAACTGGTGGAGGCGATCAAGCACCAATACGGTTTCGACAAGCCGCTGCACGAGCGCCTGTGGCTGATGCTGACTCACTACGCGCAGCTGGATTTTGGCAGCAGCTTCTTTCGCGGCGCCACGGTCACCGGGCTGATTCTGCAAAAACTGCCGGTGACGCTATCCCTCGGGCTGTGGGCGACGCTGATCACGTACCTGATCTCGATCCCGCTGGGCATCCGCAAGGCCGTGCTGCATGGCAGCCGCTTCGATGTCTGGAGCAGCACGGTGATCATCATCGGCTACGCCATCCCGGCGTTTCTGTTCGCCATTCTGCTGATCGTGGTGTTTGCCGGCGGCAGCTACTGGAGCTGGTTTCCGGCCCAGGGGCTGTTCTCGGACGACTTCGCCAGCCTCTCGCCGCTGGGCAAGCTGGGCGATTACCTCTGGCATCTGGTGCTGCCGGTCAGCGCGCTGGTGATCGGCGGCTTCGCGACCCTGACCATCCTCACCAAAAACAGCTTTCTCAACGAGATTGGCCGCCAGTACGTGGTCACCGCCCGGGCCAAGGGCCTCAGCGAACAGCGCGTGCTCTACGGCCACGTGTTCCGCAACGCCATGCTGCTGGTGGTGGCGGGCATTCCCCAGGCGCTGATCGAGGTGTTCTTCGCCGGCTCGCTGCTTATCGAAACCATCTTCGGCCTCGATGGCATCGGCCGCATGAGCTACGAAGCGGCGGTGTCCCGGGATTATCCGGTGGTCTTCGGCACGCTGTTTCTGTTCACCCTGTTCGGCCTGTTGATCAAGCTGGTGGGCGACCTGTGCTACACGCTGGTCGACCCGCGCATCGACTTTTCCGCGAGGAGCGCCTGATGTTCGAGTTTTCCCCGCAAAACCGGCGCCGCATCGCCAACTTCAAGGCCAACCGGCGCGGCTGGTGGTCGCTGTGGCTGTTCGTGGCGCTGTTGGTCATCTGCCTGTGCGGCGAACTGATCGCCAACGACAAGCCCTTGCTCGTCCGTTATCAGGGCGCGCTGTATTTCCCGGCCCTGCATCAATACCTGGAAACCGACTTCGGCGGCGAACTGCCCTTCGAGCCAGACTATTCAAGTGACTACGTGCGCAAACTGATCGCAAGTAAGGGCGGCTGGATGCTCTTCGCCCCGATCCCGTTCAGCTACGACACGGTCAATTACGAACTCCGCGAGCCCTCCCCCAGCCCGCCCAGCGCACGCAACTGGCTTGGCACCGACGATCAGGCCCGGGACGTGATGGCGCGGGTGCTGTTCGGCACCCGGGTGTCGATTCTGTTTGCGTTGGCGCTGACCGCCATCAGCACGGTGATCGGCGTGTTTGCCGGGGCGATTCAGGGCTATTACGGCGGGCTGGCGGATTTGATCGGCCAGCGTTTGCAGGAAGTCTGGTCGGGGCTGCCGGTGCTGTACCTGTTGATCATTCTGTCGGGCTTCGTTGAACCGGATTTCTGGTGGCTGCTGGGGATCATGTCGCTGTTTTCCTGGTTGGCGCTGGTCGACGTGGTCCGCGCTGAATTCCTCCGTGGGCGCAACCTGGAATACGTCAAAGCCGCCCGCGCCCTGGGCCTCAGTGACGGCGCCTTGATGTGGCGGCACATTCTGCCCAACGCCATGACCAGCACCCTCACCTACTTGCCGTTCATCATCACCGGCGCCATCGCCACGCTGACCGCGCTGGATTTCCTTGGCTTCGGCATGCCCGCCGAAAGCGCGTCCCTGGGCGAACTGATCGGCCAGGCCAAACGCAACTTGCAGGCGCCGTGGCTGGGCGTCACGGCGTTCTGCGCCCTGGCGCTGATCCTCACGCTACTGGTGTTTATCGGCGAAGCCTGCCGCGACGCCTTCGACCCTCGGACTTGAGCGCTGCCATGACTGACCCTCTGATCCAGATCCGCAACCTGCGCGTAGCCTTCAACGGCGCCGAAGTTGTGCACGGCATCGACCTCGACATTCAGCCCGGCGAGTGTCTGGCGCTGGTCGGCGAGTCCGGTTCGGGCAAGTCGGTGACCGCGCACTCGATCCTGCGCCTGCTGCCGGCCAAGTCCGTCAGCACCCAGGGCAGCATTCGTTACAAGGGCGTCGATCTGCTGCAGGCCAGCGACAAGGTGCTGCGGGGGCTACGTGGCAACCGCATCGCCATGATCTTTCAGGAGCCGATGACCTCGCTGAACCCCTTGCACAGCGTGGAGAAACAGATCGGCGAAATCCTCGCCATGCACAAGGGCCTCAAGGGCAAGGCGGCCCGCGAGCGCACCCTGGAATTGCTCGGGCTGGTGGGCATTCAGAACCCGCCGCAGCGGTTGAAGGCCCTGCCCCATCAACTGTCCGGCGGCCAGCGCCAGCGGGTAATGATCGCCATGGCGCTGGCCAATGAACCCGAACTGCTGATCGCCGACGAACCCACTACGGCGCTGGACGTCACGGTGCAGCTGAAAATTCTCGAACTGCTCAAATCCCTGCAGCAACGGCTGGGCATGTCGCTGCTGCTGATCAGCCATGACCTCAATCTGGTGCGGCGCATCGCCCAACGGGTCTGCGTGATGCGCGCCGGCGAAATCGTTGAGCAAGCTGACTGCCAAACGCTGTTTGCCGCTCCGCAACACCCCTACAGCCGCCTGCTGATCAATGCCGAACCCGACGGCGAACCGGTGCCCGGCGAGCATACCCAGACGCTGCTGTCGGTGGACGCACTGAAGGTTTGGTTTCCCCTGCCCAAGCCGTTGCTGCGGCGCGAGCGGCAGTACATCAAGGCGGTGGACGGGGTGAGTTTCGAGCTGTTGAAAGGCCAGACCCTGGGCATCGTCGGCGAGTCCGGGTCGGGCAAATCGACCCTGGGCCAGGCGATCCTGCGGCTGATCGATTCCGAAGGCAGCATCCGCTTCGGCAACAAGGAACTGAGCCTGCGCAGCCAGCAACTGATGCGGCCGTTGCGCAAACGCATTCAGGTGGTGTTTCAGGACCCGTTCGGCAGCCTGAGTCCGCGCATGACCGTGCAGCAGATCATCGCCGAAGGGCTGCTGACCCACGGCATCGGCACCCCGGCCCAGCGTGAACAGACGGTGATTCGGGTGCTCGGCGAAGTCGGCCTGGACCCGGACAGCCGCCATCGCTACCCCCACGAATTCTCCGGCGGGCAGCGCCAGCGCGTGGCCATTGCCCGGGCGCTGGTGCTGGAACCGGAGCTGATCCTGCTCGACGAACCCACCTCGGCGCTGGACCGCACCGTGCAAAAGCAAATCATCGCGTTGCTGCGGGATCTGCAGATTCGTCACGGCCTCAGTTATCTGTTCATCAGCCACGACCTGGCGGTGGTTCATGCATTGGCCCATGAGGTGCTGGTGATCAAGGACGGCCAAGTGGTCGAGCAAGGCGCGGCGCGGGAGATCTTCTGCAACCCGCGACAGCCCTACACCCAGGAACTGCTGCGTGCGTCCGGGCTGGATTTCGGCGGGCGGGCGTGAGCCGACATCCCTTGCGACACCTACTATAATGCCCGGCCACGGCGTATCATCCCGCCCCCACGATTTCCTGCTCTGGTGCCTGTCATGACTGCCCTCCCGCTCACCTCCGAACGCCGCGGCTGGTCGTTCTGGTGGAAACCCCTGGCGTTCCTGCTGGTGGCCGCCATCGGCTTGTACTACGTCAAGTGGTCGCCGTATTACCTGAAGTCCTTCATCGCTGCCGACACCCATAGCATCGGCGGCTCGATCATCAATGACAATCCGGCCACGCCGTGGGCCGCTGCATTGGCGTACGCCCAGGTGTACTTTCTGGCGATCTGGAAAGCCGCCGTGCTGGCGATCATCCTCGGCTCGCTGCTGCAGGTGCTGATTCCCCGGGACTGGCTGCTGAAAATGTTCGGACGTGCCGGGCTGGGCTCGACCATTCGCGGCGGCCTGTTCGCCCTGCCAGGCATGATGTGCAGCTGCTGTGCGGCGCCAGTGGCTGCGGGCTTGCGCAAGCAAAACGTCTCGGTGGGCGCGGCGCTGGCCTTCTGGATCGCCAACCCGGTGCTCAACCCGGCCACGCTGGTGTTCATGGGCTTCGTGTTGGGCTGGGGCTTCACGGCGCTGCGACTGGTGGCGGGCCTGGTGCTGGTGATCGGCGTGTCGTTGGTGGCTCAGCGTATCTCGCGCCCGGAGGCCGTGCCTGAACAGGCGCTGCAAGCCGTGGCCAACGCCGAGATGCCGGACGAAGGCAGCCTGTTGGTGCGTTGGGGCAAGACGCTCTGGCAGTTGTTCTGGACCACTATCCCGATCTACGTCATCGCCGTGCTGATCCTGGGTGCCGCGCGGGTCTGGCTGTTCCCCCACGTCGACGGTGCCATGGGCAACAGCCTGCTGTGGCTGGTGCCGCTGGCGATCGTCGGCACGCTGTTCGTGATCCCGACAGCCGCCGAAATCCCGATCGTGCAAACCCTGCTGACGTTGGGCCTGGGCACTGCACCTGCAGTGGCATTGCTCATGACCCTGCCGAGCGTGAGCCTGCCGTCGCTGCTGATGCTGCGCAAATCCTTCGACGCCAACGTGCTGGTGACCGTGGGTGTGCTGACCATGCTGGTCGGGGTGGTGAGTGGACTGGTGGGGGCCGCGTTGTTGTAAGGCCAGGATCAAGATCTCAAGATCAAGCGCTACGGCGGCTCTGCCTCACGGCAGGCCGCTTCGCCTTCGACGGGTGACGTGGAAAAGCGCCGCGCTCGTGGCTCAAGCGTCAGCCGCCCGACACCTCAAATCACACCACATGTGAACCTTCGACACATACTGCTCCCCCACGGCGACCGCGTACGGCTCTACCCCAAACACCTCAAACCCCATCCGTTCATACAGGTTCTGCGCGCCGCTATTGCCCTCGGTCACCGTCAACTGGACAAGCACCAACTGCGGCTGCGTCCGGGCATGCTCCAACACACTGTGCACCAAATCATGCCCAATGCCCTTGCCCCGATGCGCGTGGGGAACGTACATCCCGAACAGCGTGGACTTGTGACGGGCCTTCTTTCTGCGCTCCACAGACAGGCCGGCAACCCCCAGCAACCTTCCTGCTTCAACGGCGCCGAACACCACCTCCGTCGCGTCAGGCCCGACCACAAGCCGCTTTTCCCACCAACTGATCGGCAAGGCTTCGCGCTCGCCGACGTCGGACGTGAACGCATCAGGGTGGAGGGCGTACGCTTCAAGCATCAGGGCTCGATACGCCGAGGCATATTCCGGGGTCAGTCGCTTTATGGTCGTGGTCATCGAAGTCACACTGCAGGGTCGAGCGCTGATTATGTGGCGAAACAGCGGGTTTTCACCTCGGCTATTGCAAAAACCCTGCTCATCGCTGCAACCTCCACGGTTTGTGCGGCTCAGACTATTTCGCGACAGGTAAAATCGCGCACCGTGGGCGCGTCAGTTCGAGGGAGATTTCCATGCGTTTCAGATCATTCATCCAGTGTCTCGCTGTTGTGCCCCTGGCGCTTCTTATGGCAGGGACGGCCGTGGCCAGCGAGGAAACGCAGCTGATCCAGTCAATCAATTCCTACCGCAGCCAGGCCCAGCCTTGCGCCAATGTGGCATCCACCGAGCTGCCGCCACTCAACAGCGACCCGCGCCTGAACCTCCCGGCCAGCGGCACGGTCGATCTGCAGCCGATGCTGGCGCGGGCGTCATATTCGATGGTCAGCGTCCAGGCGATCACCCTCTCGGGTCCGCGCGATGCGCAGGCGGCGATGGCGGCGATTCAGGAAAGTTTTTGTCAGGTGGTGCTCAATCCGCAGTTCGTCGACATCGGCGTCAGCCACAACGACCGCGACTGGCGCATTGTGCTCGCGCGTCCACTGCTCGCAGGCGGGTTGGGTAACGCGCAGGCAGAGGGCCAGAAGCTGCTCGGTCTGATCAATGAAGCGCGCAAGCAACCGCAACAATGTGGCGCTCAGTCGTTCTCCGCCGCCGCGCCGCTGGTGTGGAACGACACACTGATGAGCGCAGCCGAAAGCCACTCGCGCTCCATGGCCAACAACAACTATTTTGATCATAAGGGTCGCAACGGCGGGACGCCGGGGGATCGTGCGGAGCTGGCCGGTTATATCGGCCAGCAGATCGGCGAGAACATTGCCGCCGGGCAGGACAATGCGCGCAAGGTGGTCGAGGGCTGGCTGGCCAGCCCCGGCCATTGCGCCAACATCATGAACCCGCAGTTTCATGATCTCGGCGCGGCCTACGCCACCGACCCGAAAAGCGACGCCGGCATTTACTGGACGGCGATGTTCGGGGTGCAGTAAGCGCTGGTCGCTAGTGCAATCCGCCTTGGCAAGCGGCTAGGCTATCAGAGGCCGTCAGCGGCGTGCAGGGTGCGCAACTCGACATCCGCCGCGCTCTTCTTCTGCCAGACCGGCCAGTATTCAACGCGCTTGGACTCGACAGACACCTTGTTGCTCTGGAACCAGTCCAGAGATTTCGGCGAGCTGGTCACTCGCTTGGTGTGGACGATCCAATCCTTGAAATCACTGGGATGAGGACGGTACAAGGCGTCAGCAAACTGCATCGCCTGCTGATACCAGGCGATGCAGCACTATCACACCGCTGTCTTCAGCCCCACAAAGTGCGGCCGAAGAACGTCAGCGTGCGGTCCATGGCCAGTTGTGCCCAGACCGGGTCGTATTGCGTGCCCGGAATCCGGCCAGGCCCGACGGCTTCTTCGTTGGCGAAGGCGTGGTGCGCCAGGTAGCGGTGGAATTCCAGGTCGACACCGCCTTCGCTGAGTTTGGCTTCGAGCTGATCGACGCCGTCCGCCGGGAAAAACTCATCCTGAGTGCCCCAGTGCGCCAGCACCGGCACCTTGATCGCCGCAGGGTCGAGGAATTCCAGCGGCGGCATGCCGTAGAACACCACGCCAGCGGACAGCTCGGGGATGAAGTTCAGTGCCAGCAGGGTCAGCGCGCCGCCCATGCAAAAGCCGGTGACACCGACTTTCTGGCTGTGGCCCTTGAGGTACTGCACAGCGCCGCGGATGTCTTGGGTGGCGGCGTCGGCGAAGTCGAGTTTGTCCATCAGGTGATGGGCTTCTTCTTCCTCAACCGTCATTTCGCCACGGTAAAGGTCAGGTACCAGCGCCAGATAACCGCATGCCGCCAGCCGATCGGCCACGCCACGGATCTGATCGTTCAGGCCCCACCATTCCTGAATCACTACCACGGCCGGTGCGCCTTCGGTCTTGGCCGGGCTGGCCAGATAGCCACTCAACTCTTTGCCGTCGGGGCGTTTGAAGGTGACGGTTTTGCCCGTTGCCTGTGTCGATGGGTGAGTCATGGGGTTCTCCGGAGAAGAAATTCGATTGGGTTAACAGCGTGAAACGGCTGACCGTCAGTTCTACGACAGCAACACGACGCTGAACAGCGCGACGCACATGAAATTAATGACAGGTTCGAAGTGGAATCCGTTCAGCCGTTCTGCAGATCGGTGCCCATGGCAGCGCCACTGAGATCCCGGCAGCGCTCCGCGCTGGAGGCAGAGCGATGATCGCGCAGCTGCTTTTTCAGCGTGGCGGCCGACGGCGCATAAAGAAAGCCGAACGACACGCTGTTGCGTCGTCCTTTCACGGCGTGGTGCATCAAGTGCGCGTGGTAGAGGCGTTTGAGGTAGCGGCTGCGCGGCCGTGGGCGAACCGGCCAATGGCGATGGACCATGCCGTCGTGAACAAACAAGTAGATCAGGCCGAACGCGGCAACGCCAGCGCCCACCCATTGCAGCGGGTCATGGCCGCTGTTGCCCGCGACGATCAGCGCGATCGCCACCACGCCCAGCGCCAGCAGATAGATGTCGTTGGTTTCGAAGGCGCCGAGCTGCTCTTCGTGGTGGGACTTGTGCAAGAACCAGCCCCAGCCGTGCATGACGTACTTGTGGGCGAGAAAGCCGACCCCTTCCATGGCGACAAGGGTGAGGAGAAAAATCGTGAAGTTGAAGATCATAGCGTCGGGAGGGCCGATGGGTCTGGACGTCGCCGTGCAGCATACCGGGGCCACGGGAAATTTCCAGATTCGCGCTCACAACGTTTGCTTTCCTGACCCAGCGATGTAAAAAATGGCCCCATGGGTGAACGTCTCGAACGCTCACTGTATTCGTGCCCTGCCCCCTCGCGGCGCCCGGCACCGCTTTCAAGGAATCAAGAATGGCTCCAAGACACGTCATCAACGCTTCGGTCAGCCCCAAGGGCAGCCTGGAAACACTGTCGCAACGCGAAGTCCAGCAGCTCAGCGCCGCAGGCTCCGGCAGCATTTACACCCTGTTCCGCCAGTGCGCCCTGGCCATCCTCAACACCGGCGCCCATGTCGATAACGCCAAAACCATCCTCGAGGCCTATCAGGACTTCGAAGTGCGTATCCACCAGCAAGACCGTGGCGTGCGCCTCGAACTGCTGAACGCCCCTGCCGACGCGTTCGTCGACGGCGAGATGATCGCCAGCACCCGGGAAATGCTCTTCAGCGCCCTGCGCGATATCGTCTACACCGAGAGCGAGCTCGACAGCCAGCGCATCGACCTGAGCAGTTCCCAGGGCATCACCGACTACGTGTTCCACCTGCTGCGCAACGCCCGCACCCTGCGCCCCGGCGTCGAGCCGAAGATGGTGGTGTGCTGGGGCGGCCACTCGATCAACACCGAGGAATACAAATACACCAAGAAAGTCGGCCATGAATTGGGCCTGCGCAAACTGGACATCTGCACCGGCTGCGGCCCGGGCGTGATGAAAGGCCCGATGAAGGGCGCGACCATTGCCCACGCCAAGCAGCGCATCACCGGCGGCCGTTACCTGGGCCTGACCGAGCCGGGCATCATCGCCGCCGAAGCGCCGAACCCGATCGTCAACGAACTGGTGATCTTGCCGGATATCGAAAAGCGCCTGGAAGCCTTCGTGCGCGTCGGCCACGGCATCATCATTTTCCCGGGTGGCGCGGGCACGGCGGAGGAATTCCTCTACCTGCTCGGCATCCTCATGCACCCGGACAACCAGGAGCTGCCGTTCCCGGTCATCCTGACCGGCCCGAAAAGCACCGCGCCGTACCTGGAGCAATTGCACGCGTTCGTCAGCGCCACCCTGGGTGAAGAAGCGCACAAGCATTACCAGATCATCATCGACAACCCGTCGGAAGTGGCGCGGCAGATGACCCTTGGCCTGGCTTCGGTGCGCCAGTTCCGCCGCGACCGCGCCGACGCGTTCCACTTCAACTGGCTGCTGAAGATCGAAGAGAGCTTCCAGCGCCCCTTCGATCCGACCCACGCCAACATGGCCAGCCTGCAACTGCGCCGCGACCTGCCGCCCCACGAACTGGCGGCCAACCTGCGCCGGGCGTTTTCCGGGATTGTGGCGGGCAACGTCAAGGACAAGGGCATTCGCCTGATCGAGGAACACGGCCCCTATGAAATCCACGGTGACGCCGAAGTGATGAAGCCGCTGGACAAGCTGTTGCAGGCCTTCGTCGAGCAGCACCGGATGAAACTGCCGGGCGGCGCGGCGTATGTGCCGTGTTATCGGGTGGTGTCCTGACTTACTCGATGTAGTGCTACCTGACATCCGGCGGCTTCCCACGCTGTCCGGAATAAACGCAGTTCCTGTAGGAGCTGGCTTGCTGCGGGCCGCGATCGGACGAAGGCGTCCGTCCAAACCCCTTGATGGCGAATGAACCCTCCCATTCGCCAGCAAGCCGGCTCCTACGGGTGATGTTCGCAACCCGATGGAATGCCCATGATCCACATCCGCCCCATGACCACCGATGACTTCGAGGTCTTCTGGCCCACCTTTCAGGCCGTGGTCCGGGCGCAGGAAACCTACGCCTACGCCCCCGACCTGACCTACGAGCAGGCCCGGCACCTGTGGCTGGAATACCCGCTGCACACGCTGATCGCCGAAGAAGACGGCGTGCTGCTCGGCAGCTGTTACCTCAAGGCCAACGCGGCCGGCCCTGGCAGTCATGTCAGCAACTGCGGCCACATGGTTACCCCTGCCGCGCGGGGTCGCGGCGTCGCGCGCCTGATGTGCGAGCACTCACAGCAATTGGCGCTGGACAGCGGCTTCTCGGCCATGCAGTTCAACTCCGTGGTGGCCACCAACGAAGTCGCCGTCGCGCTCTGGCAGAAACTCGGTTTCGAGATCGTCGGGCGCCTGCCCCGCGCTTACCGCCACGCGCGGCTCGGGCTGGTGGATTGCCTGGTGATGTACAAATGGCTGGCCGACATGCCGGCCTCGCGCAAAGCCAAAAGCCCGTTGCTGATCGGACGCAAGAACATCGAGTCGGTGATCTCCCGCCCCCGCCGCAAGCC encodes the following:
- a CDS encoding GNAT family N-acetyltransferase; this encodes MIHIRPMTTDDFEVFWPTFQAVVRAQETYAYAPDLTYEQARHLWLEYPLHTLIAEEDGVLLGSCYLKANAAGPGSHVSNCGHMVTPAARGRGVARLMCEHSQQLALDSGFSAMQFNSVVATNEVAVALWQKLGFEIVGRLPRAYRHARLGLVDCLVMYKWLADMPASRKAKSPLLIGRKNIESVISRPRRKPSDGSA